AGATCAAGGTGATCATCGAAGAGGTCAAAGAAGAGCTTCGTGAGGCACAGATCCCATTCCGTGAGGATGTGGAACTGGGAATCATGATTGAGACACCGGCTGCCGTTATGATGAGCCGTGAGCTTGCAAAAGAAGTGGATTTCTTCAGCGTAGGGACCAATGATCTGACCCAGTACACGCTGGCAATCGACCGTCAGAACCAGAAGCTGGATGCCTTCTACGATCCGCACCACCCGGCAGTCCTTGCAATGATCCGCATGGCAGCCGAAAATGCCCACGCAGAAGGCAAATGGATCGGAATCTGCGGCGAACTCGGAGCTGACCTCGAACTGACCGAAGAATTCTTAAGCATGGGATTAGACGAATTATCCGTATCCCCTGCAATTGTACTTCCGCTCAGAAAGAAGATCAGAGAGAGCAAATAGTTGCGGTATACAGCTACTATGAACAGTAATAGCGAACAAGAGTTAGAAATCAGAGAGAAAGTAATGTGTTTACTTTCTCTCTTTTTTTTGCTAAAATATTCTCTGCTACAAGAAAATTGTACGAGGATATTTTAAGGAGTGAGAGGGAATATCCGAGACAGACAGCAGGAGGAAAACAATATGTTGGAAAAGGTGTTTAAGCTTAAAGAAAATCACACCGACGTCAAAACTGAGATTCTTGCAGGTATTACGACATTTATGACGATGGCGTATATCCTGGCAGTCAATCCAAGCATTCTTTCCGCAGCGGGTATGGATCAGGGGGCAGTCTTTACTGCAACAGCACTTGCATCATTGATCGGTACGCTGTGTATGGCAGCATTTGCAAATTATCCATTTGCACTTGCACCTGGTATGGGACTGAATGCTTACTTTGCTTATACTGTAGTAATTGGTATGGGCTACTCATGGCAGACTGCACTGACTGCAGTATTTGCAGAGGGTATTATTTTCATTATTCTTTCCCTGACGAATGTCAGAGAAGCAATCTTCAATGCGATCCCAACTTGTCTTAAGACAGCAGTCAGCGTTGGTATCGGATTATTTATTGCATTTCTTGGACTTCAGAATGCGAATATCGTTGTCGGAGGATCTACTCTGGTACAGCTCTTCTCTGTAGATGCATATAATCAGGCAAATGGAGTGGAAGCAAGCTTCAATAACGTTGGAATTACTGTACTTCTTGCAATCATAGGTGTGCTGATCACAGCAATCATGGTGATTAAGAACATCAAAGGAAATATCCTTTGGGGTATCTTGATCACATGGATACTTGGAATCATCTGCCAGATAGCAGGTCTTTATGTACCGAATCCGGAGATCGGATTCTACAGTCTGCTTCCGGATTTCAGTTCCGGACTTGCAATTCCAAGCCTTGCACCGGTATTTGGAAAGCTTGATTTTAAGAATGTATTTTCACTGGAATTCGTTGTTGTAGTATTTGCATTCCTTTTCGTAGATCTTTTTGATACACTCGGAACTCTGATCGGTGTATCTACAAAGGCAGGCATGCTTGACAAAGACGGAAAGCTTCCGAGAATCAAAGGGGCACTGATGGCAGATGCGGTTGCAACTACAGTTGGAGCAGTACTCGGAACTTCTACAACAACAACATTCGTAGAGAGTGCTTCTGGTGTAACAGAAGGAGGACGTACAGGTTTAACATCCCTGACAACAGCGATTCTGTTTGGAATTTCCCTTTTCTTATCACCGATCTTTCTTGCAATTCCGTCCTTTGCGACAGCTCCGGCACTGATCATCGTCGGCTTCTATATGCTGAGCAATGTGGCAGGAATTAACTTCAGTGATTACAGCGAAGGAATTCCGTGCTTTATCTGTATCGCGGCAATGCCATTCTGCTACAGTATTTCAGAAGGTATTTCCATGGGAGTGATTTCTTATGTAGTAATCAACGTACTTACAGGAAAAGCAAAAGAAAAGAAGATCAGTGTACTGATGTATGTACTGGTGATACTGTTTATCCTGAAATATATTTTCTTATAAGATGATGATACCAGGGGCAAAAAGGTCAGAAAGCCGATGCAAGCTTGCTTAGCAATGGAGCAATCTGATTACACCAGTGAGCGGCAAAATTTATTTTTGACACTCACATCATAAGATAAAAAGAATATGGGGATATGTGAAAGCACAGGGACTGTCCGGTAACGGATAGGATTCTGTGCTTTTTGCGTGTCAGAATCGGTGCCGGGTGAGATACTTTGGATTGACTAGGACCCGTACAAATTGCTATAATGGAAAAAGACAAAACAGAGAATCACAGGGGAAAATATATGAATTTACTGACAATGGAACATGTATCCAAAGCCTATACGGATCGTGTGCTTCTGGATGATGTGGGATTTGGAATCAATAAAAATGAAAAAATTGGTGTGATCGGAGTCAACGGAATGGGTAAATCCACTTTGCTGAAAATCGTTGCCGGAATCGAAGAAAGTGATGCCGGAACGATCAGCATGGGGAATCAGGTGAAGATCTGCTATCTTCCGCAGACGCCGGTATTTGAAGCAGGAACAACAATTCTTCGCGCGGCAACAGAAGGAAATTATGATGAGCTGAACCGCTGGACGATCGAGGCAGAAGCAAAGTCTATGCTGAATCAGCTTGGATTTACCGATTATGATGAAAAGATTGAGCATATGTCCGGCGGACAGAAGAAAAGGGTGGCACTTGTCCGGGCACTTTTAACACCGGCAGACATTCTGGTCCTTGACGAACCGACGAACCATTTGGACAATGAGATGTCCGAATGGCTGGAAGAATATCTGATCCAATTCCGGGGAGCGATCCTGATGGTTACGCATGACCGTTATTTCCTGGACCGTGTGGTAAATCGTATCGTGGAAGTTGATCATGGGAAATTATATAACTATCCAGGCAATTATTCCGAGTTTGTGCGTCTGAAAGCCGAGCGTCAGAACATGGAGCTTGCCACAGAACGTAAGAGAAAAAGCCTTTTGCGTACGGAGCTGGAATGGCTACACCGCGGCGCAAGGGCGAGAAGTACCAAACAGAAAGCGCATATTGACCGGATTCATGCTATGCAGGAAATGAAAGATATTCAGGAAGAAAAGCGAGTAATGCTGGATTCTGTGGCTTCCCGTATGGGGAATAAAACAATCGAACTTTCCGGAATCTGCAAATCTTATGGAGAAAAGAAGCTGATCGAAGATTTCTCTTATATTTTTCTGAAGAAAGACCGAATCGGAATTATTGGACATAATGGATGTGGAAAATCGACGCTGCTCAAGATTATCAACGGGATCATAAAACCGGATGTCGGAACTATTGAAATTGGACAGACAATCAAGATTGGCTATTTCTCGCAGGAGAATGAATATATGGATGAATCCGAGCGTGTCATTGATTATGTAAAAGAAGCAGGTGAGTACATTGCAACTTCTGACGGGAAGATTACCGCGTCCCAGATGCTGGAACGATTTCTTTTTGACGGGGCAATGCAGTGGTCGAGGATCGAAAAGTTATCCGGAGGCGAGAAACGGAGACTTTATCTACTACGTGTTTTGATGGAAGCACCAAATGTACTGATCCTGGATGAGCCAACCAATGATCTGGATATCCAGACGCTGACAATCCTGGAGGATTATCTGGATCATTTTGATGGTATTATTCTGATTGTATCCCATGACCGGTACTTCCTAGATCGTACTGTCAGTCGTATTTTTGCATTTAATGGAGGTGGAAAAATCCGCCAGTCGGAAGGTGGATACTCCGATTATCTGATCCGTGTGGAGCTTGAAAAACCGAAAGACGGACAGACAATTGCAGAAAATATGTCAGATGCAGCTTCTGCACAGACCGGTGAGTCTGACAGCAAAAAGATCTGGAAGCAGCGGGAAAAAAAGCTGAAATTTTCTTATAAGGAACAGCGGGAATACGAGACGATCGATGAGGATATCGCAAAGCTGGAAGAGACGATCGAAAAGCTGGATCGGGAGATGGTTAAGAATGCCACCAATTCCGTGAAGTTGTCCGAACTTATGAAAGAGAAAGAAGAAACAGAAACAACACTGGAAGAAAAGATGGACAGATGGGTGTACTTGAATGATCTTGCTGAGCAGATAGAAAATCAGTAAAGTGATTGACAGATTTACAGATGATAAAGTATAGGTAGTGAGAATCATATCAATGTATTCGAAGGAGGAGAGGTATATGATGTGGAATAGAGCAGAACTTAAAATGAGAGGCAATATGGCATTTAAGAAGAATTATGTGTCAGCCGTTGTAGTTGCGCTTCTGATGGGAATCTTTGGCACAGTCTCTGGCGAATCCAGTGCAAGACGGGTAAGTGAGAATTCAGATATATATAGTGGAAATTTATTTAATGTGGGAATGATTACCGGATTACTTGCAGGAATCGCAACGGTAGTAATACTGATTGTCCTTGTGGCAAAAGTATTTGTAGGTAATCTCCTGAAAATGGGTGGATATCGGTTCTTTATCCTGAACCAGACTGCACAGCCGGGAATCGGAACATTGCTTGACGGTTTCCGTTCCGGACATTATGTTAATATTGTTCTTACCATGTTTTTAAGAGATTTATTTACTACACTTTGGAGTCTGCTTTTGGTGGTACCTGGAATCGTTAAGCATTATGAATATCTGATGGTACCATATATTATTGCTGAGAATCCGGCAATGGATTACAAAGAAGCATTCCAGATCAGTAAACAGATGATGGATGGAGAAAAAATGGAAGCATTTATCATGGATCTGTCATTCCTTGGATGGTATCTGCTGAGTGCGGTTACCTGTGGACTTCTTGCGATTTTTTATGTAAATCCGTATGTACAGGCATCCTTTGCGGAGATGTACACATTCAATAAGCAGAAGGCTTATCAGGAGGGATATATCCGGTAAGAGTTTCAGAAAGATAAATTTTAAAATGTAAGAATAGAGCGCAGACGCTGGCTTAAAATGAAGCGTCTGCGCTTTTATTTAGTGGGCGGCCTTCTTCGCAAAGGTAGTCGTAACTAGTTCTTCATAAGGAACACGCTCTTTCAGCTCACCGGAGTTTTCCAGAATATCCTGCAGCAGATTGAAGCTTTCTTCGTTGAAGATCAGATCCGATTTCCAGGTGTCTTGTTCGTAGTAACGGCTGACAATGGTTGTAATTGTAGCGAGATCGGTTTCCTTGAACTGTGGTGCAATGACTTTTGCAATCTCTTCCGGAGTATGGGACTGAACGAAATCCATTCCTTTTTGCAGGGCATTGGTGAATTTCTGGATGATGTTCGGATTAGCATTCAGATAACTTGTTTTGGCACTATAGGCGGTGTATGGGACATAGCCGGAATCAACGCCGAGAGAAGCAACGACATAACCGGAATTTTCCGCTTCAAGGGCAGTAGCGCTCGGTTCAAATTCGATGGTATAGTCTGCCTGCCCACCGGAAAATGCAGCAGCGGTTGAACCGAAATCAATACTCTGGTTGATAGAAAGATCCTTCTGTGGATTAATTCCGTTTTTTTTCAAAATGTATTCAAAGACCATTTCCGGCATGCCACCTTTTCTTCCGCCAAGAACGTCTTTTCCTTTCAGATCATCCCATGAAAAATCCGGCATTTCTTCACGTGCGACCAGAAAGTTTCCGGCGCGTTGCGTAAGCTGTGCGAAGTTTTTGATGACATCATTTGCACCCTCCTGGTAAGTATAAATCGAAGATTCACTTCCCATAAAGCCAATATCTGCCTCACCGGAGAGGACGGCGGTCATAACTTTATCCGCCCCAAAACCAGTAACAAGAGTCAAATTAATTCCTTCATCCGCAAAATACCCATTTTCAATCGCAACGTATTGCGGGGCATAGAAGATAGAATGGGCGACTTCGTTCAGTGTCACAGAGACAGGAGAAGAATTGGTGTCATGATTGGCTTGGGAAGTGACGGTTTCAGTTTTAGGATTCGTAGCATTATCATCGGCAGGTGCAGAGCTGCAGGCTGATAAAAGGCCGACAGTTATAGCAGAAACAAAAAGTAAGGATATAAAATTTTTTTTCATAAGTCCTCCTGGGTGGTATAACATTCTCATTTAAGATATGCAAAAAATGTGAAATTGGTGTTTTTATCTGATAGCCAATCGCTCTCCGCTGAAGATTTTGAAACTCCAGAACAACCTGCAACTAAAAGTCCCTTATTTTATCATATAATTTATCCGAGTAATATGGCAGATAAATAATAGCAAAAGTATAAGCCATATGTTTCGCTTCGGTTAAGTCATTTGTCCTTTTTTCACCATAATATTTGCTCATAAGTGGCTGACTTCCATTACCTACGCCCTGCAATATCAGGTTGATGATCACCAGTGAAATATTAGGAGTCAGAGCAAGTCCGAAAGGAGCGAGTCCTGCCTTAAAAATTGATTTGCATAGAGAACCGAATTCACCAGCATTTGCACAAATTTCCAGTTTCTTTTTTACCACAAAATGCACAAGAACCGAAAACGGTTTGTTGATTAATTTGTCCCAAGAGAGTAAACTGAAACATAAGACATTTGGGGTGTGTGTATCTGAGAAAAACTGAAAAAGATAAAATAATGGAGGTGCGGCTATGGGATTCTGGATTTTTATGCTTATAATGGATTTACTGATTCCGTTTACAATGATCGGCTTCGGAAAAATGTTTTTGAAAAAAGCACCGGATCAGATCAATTATGTGTTTGGTTACAGAACATCAATGTCAATGAAGAATCAGGACACCTGGGTATTTGCACATCATTATTGCGGAAAGATCTGGTATATCTGTGGACTTATTCTTTTGGTGGTATCTTTAATTGTGTTACTTCTGGTTATTGGAAAGTCTAATGATGCCATAGGAAATGTCGGGGGAATTCTGTGTGTATTTCAGATGATTCCACTGGTGGGTTCGATCATACCGACGGAGATTGCACTCAGGAAAAATTTTGATAAATATGGAAATAAAAGATAAATCAGGAGGATGCCATGAAAATAGCAGTATTTTTCCCAGGCATTGGTTATCATTGTGATAAGCCACTTTTGTACTATGCAAGAAAACTGGTTCAGGAATATGGATATGAAAAGATAGTCATGCAGGAGTATTCCTATAATGGCAAAAATATACGCGGCGATAAAAAGAAAATGCAAGAGGCATTTGAGTCCTTGTATGCGCAGGCAGAAAAGAAGCTTGAAGAAATCGCATTTGACGAGTACAGTGAAGTTTTATTTATTTCCAAAAGCGTAGGAACCATTATTGCATCCGCTTATGCTAAGAAATATAAGATAAAATGCTGCCAGATTTTGTATACCCCGCTTGAACAGACTTTTATGTTTGAACATGATGATGCAATTGCATTTATTGGAACTGCGGATCCGTGGAGCGATGTAAAAAAAGTAATTGAATGTTCAAAGAATCAGGCAGTTCCGATTTATGTGTATGAGGATGCCAATCATTCATTGGAAAAAGAAAATATTTTACAAAACATTGATATCCTGAAAAACGTAATGGAAAAGACACAGAAGTATTTGCGGTAGCTATTCCAGGAAAGCGAACCCATTTGCACTGGAGGTGTCGAATAAATCCCGTGCAATCTGGATAACGTCGTGTGCATAGGATGGAAGATATCCTCCATGGCGGTGTGCCACTGGGAAGGGAAGTTGAATAGGAAAAGCCTATTTTTTACCAGGAAGATCAGAAAAAACTGATAGAGTAAAAAAATCAGGTTGTGGAGGAGAAGATGAGATTAAGGAATATCCTGATTGTCGTAAAAGACATTGAAAAATCAAAGAAATTCTATCATGATCTGTTTGGTCTGGATATCATTCTGGACAATGATGGAAACGTTATTCTGACAGAAGGACTTGTTTTACAGGACGAAAAAGTCTGGAAGGATGTTACAGGAAAAGAAGTTGTCCCGGAGAATAATTCCTGTGAACTTTATTTTGAAGAGCGGAATATTGAAACATTTACTGAAAAATTAGAAAAACTGTATCCGGAAACCAAATATGTCACCAGGCTGATGACGTACAGCTGGGGACAGAAAGTGATCCGTTTTTATGATCTGGACGGCAATCTGATTGAAGTCAGGACACCGATGCGGGGATAAAGAGAAAATAACATACATCAGGAGGACAACAAAATGGCAGCGGTACTTTTACGTGCAGCATCTCTGGCGTTTGTCATGGTTCTTGGAATTTTATTGAAAAAGACGGGAATCGTCGGCAATCCGGCAAGGGTACTCCGAAAGGTTGAAAAATAGAAAATTTACGAGGTGAGAGAAGATGAAGATAAAATCAGTTGCAGTTTTAGGTGCGGGAGCAGTAGGCTCTTATGTGATCTGGGGTCTTTCTGAAAAATCAGATATCCGGCTTGGAGTAATCGCTGAAGGAGAAAGAGCAGAACGTCTGAAAAAGAACGGATGTGCGATCAATGGCAAGACTTACCATCCGGAGGTGTGGACTCCGGATGAGGCACATGATGTGGATCTGATGGTGATTGCTTTGAAATACGGTTCACTGGAAGGTGCTTTGGAGAGTATACAAAAAGTAACAGGCGAGCATACGGTGATCATGAGTCTGATGAACGGTGTTGACAGCGAAGAGATCATTGGCAGAACAGTGGGAATGGAGCATGTGTTACCGGCACTGATTAAAGTGGCTTCACATAAAGAGGAAGACGGTTATCATTTTGATCCACCGACCACACTTGGAATCATTTTCGGAGAACCGTCCGCGCCGTTCGACAGCGAGCGGGTGAAAGCAGTGGAAGAGTTATTTGCAGATACCGGGATTCATTTCCGCTTTACAGAGTATATTCAGGAAGAGATCTGGTGCAAGTTTTGCCTGAATGTGTGCAGCAATTTGCCGCAGGCGATTCTGGGAGCAGGCGTTGGATGTTACCGTGACAGCGTGCACATGAAAGCAATCAGTGACGGATTAAAAAGAGAGCTGGAAGCAGTCGCACAGGCAAAAGGGATCGATATGAGTAAGACCGAAAGCTCGTCCGGACGTGGAAGTGCGGTCCCACCGTCAGCCAGATATTCCACCTTGCAGGATCTGGATGCCGGATGCCACACGGAAATCGATATGTTCTCCGGCGAGCTTGTGCGGATGGGAAAAGAGCTCGGAATCCCGATGCCGTATAATGAATACACCTATCATATGATCAAGGCGCTGGAAGAGAAAAACGATGGTAAATTTGATTATACCGGGAAGGAAGAACTGACCTGGTCAAAGTAGAAAATATAGAGCGGGTATGTTATGCTGAAATCAGCATAAATTAAAATGTGCGATTTCGGGAGAAGATGTAAGATCAGATTCTCGTAAAAAGAACAACATAAAATGAAAAAAAGAAAGAGAGAGAAAGCATGAACGAATTATATGAAGCAATTGAAAAGAAAATCAAATCATCCGGATATCCGAGACTGATTTCCGGAGAGGATGTATACGATGATATCTGTGATCAGATTGAAGGAAAGGAAAATGGAGAATATATTTTACTTTCCAAATTTGATGATGATGTTGTGTTTGAATATCATATCACGATTCAGGATGATGATTTTAATCTTGGAATCCTGACCATGAAGACACCGGAAGGCGTATTTGAAGTAGATTTTGATGAGGAATAGAAGATGCAGATTACCGTTTATCTTGGTGCAAATGAAGGAAATGTTTTCCGAACGTCTGGAATTTCTCCAGAGTAATTTTTATTCTTATGGCGAATATGCCCTGGTTGGAACAAAGGGCTATTGCTATGAAGGAAAAGATACAATCGAACATTTTGAAAAGCTGCGCAGCCGGGAAATCGAGCGCCTGCGGGTTTCTTTGGAGATGGCGAAAAAGGCAGGATACCAGAAATTTACCGGGATGATTTTTGTAGAAAATGAGACAAAGGATATTCTATGCTTTTTCATGTTATAGTAGTAGTTACCAGCATAAATATAAGGAACGGTTTCGGACAAAAAGAGCGAAACCGTTCCTTATTTGGTTGATAGAAGTCACTCACATTTCTCCGGATCAATTTTTGGCGGCCGATAATGATAGACTTCTTCGTAGGATTCCAGCTCTGCTCTGTTTGTGGGACCGACAGGGATCAGACCGGTGCAGTCCTGCGCAGATGCTGCATTAGACAGATAATCGTAGGAATCGATGATCTTCTGATTGGATTTTTTGCGGGATGAAATATCAGAATGTTTTTCCTTTTTCATGGGGACCTCCTTATCTGATATGGCACAGGCAGAAAAAAGTGAAAATCTTAAAAACTGCCGGCAGGATAAGATAAGTATGTGCTGATAGGTAGAAAGTATGTATGAAAAAAACGGTTTCTGCCTCATTTGGGTTTGAAAACTATGTGAGATAGAAAGAAAGCAGTCTATTAAACGCATCAGGGCAAAAAAATACTTGCATTCTGAGTTTAAGAAGACCATAATAGCAAAGGGATTTTTTGGAAATTATTTGAAATCAGGAATGAAGTAAGAGAGAAGCAGAGGAAAAAAGGAGTTAAAAGAAAATGGAACAAAAGCATATGTTCACAAATAAAATGATTGCAGATCTTCTGATACCGGTCGTTCTGGAACAGCTTCTGAACTCCATCATGGGAACAGCGGACACAATGATGGTAAGCAATGTGGGATCTGCGGCGATTTCAGCAGTATCGCTGGTGGATTCGATCAATGTGCTGGTGATCCAGGCGTTTTCTGCGCTGGCGGCAGGAGGTGCGATCGTCTGTGCACAGTATATCGGACAGAAGAATGTGAAGCGGGCAAATGAATCCGCAAGGCAGGTGCTGTTTATTATTACGGCAATTTCGGTTGTGATCAGCCTGATCTGTCTTGTTTTCCAAAAGCCGATGCTGCGTCTGAT
The sequence above is drawn from the Coprococcus comes ATCC 27758 genome and encodes:
- a CDS encoding VOC family protein; the encoded protein is MRLRNILIVVKDIEKSKKFYHDLFGLDIILDNDGNVILTEGLVLQDEKVWKDVTGKEVVPENNSCELYFEERNIETFTEKLEKLYPETKYVTRLMTYSWGQKVIRFYDLDGNLIEVRTPMRG
- a CDS encoding alpha/beta family hydrolase; translated protein: MKIAVFFPGIGYHCDKPLLYYARKLVQEYGYEKIVMQEYSYNGKNIRGDKKKMQEAFESLYAQAEKKLEEIAFDEYSEVLFISKSVGTIIASAYAKKYKIKCCQILYTPLEQTFMFEHDDAIAFIGTADPWSDVKKVIECSKNQAVPIYVYEDANHSLEKENILQNIDILKNVMEKTQKYLR
- a CDS encoding NCS2 family permease is translated as MLEKVFKLKENHTDVKTEILAGITTFMTMAYILAVNPSILSAAGMDQGAVFTATALASLIGTLCMAAFANYPFALAPGMGLNAYFAYTVVIGMGYSWQTALTAVFAEGIIFIILSLTNVREAIFNAIPTCLKTAVSVGIGLFIAFLGLQNANIVVGGSTLVQLFSVDAYNQANGVEASFNNVGITVLLAIIGVLITAIMVIKNIKGNILWGILITWILGIICQIAGLYVPNPEIGFYSLLPDFSSGLAIPSLAPVFGKLDFKNVFSLEFVVVVFAFLFVDLFDTLGTLIGVSTKAGMLDKDGKLPRIKGALMADAVATTVGAVLGTSTTTTFVESASGVTEGGRTGLTSLTTAILFGISLFLSPIFLAIPSFATAPALIIVGFYMLSNVAGINFSDYSEGIPCFICIAAMPFCYSISEGISMGVISYVVINVLTGKAKEKKISVLMYVLVILFILKYIFL
- a CDS encoding DUF975 family protein: MWNRAELKMRGNMAFKKNYVSAVVVALLMGIFGTVSGESSARRVSENSDIYSGNLFNVGMITGLLAGIATVVILIVLVAKVFVGNLLKMGGYRFFILNQTAQPGIGTLLDGFRSGHYVNIVLTMFLRDLFTTLWSLLLVVPGIVKHYEYLMVPYIIAENPAMDYKEAFQISKQMMDGEKMEAFIMDLSFLGWYLLSAVTCGLLAIFYVNPYVQASFAEMYTFNKQKAYQEGYIR
- a CDS encoding ABC transporter substrate-binding protein, whose amino-acid sequence is MKKNFISLLFVSAITVGLLSACSSAPADDNATNPKTETVTSQANHDTNSSPVSVTLNEVAHSIFYAPQYVAIENGYFADEGINLTLVTGFGADKVMTAVLSGEADIGFMGSESSIYTYQEGANDVIKNFAQLTQRAGNFLVAREEMPDFSWDDLKGKDVLGGRKGGMPEMVFEYILKKNGINPQKDLSINQSIDFGSTAAAFSGGQADYTIEFEPSATALEAENSGYVVASLGVDSGYVPYTAYSAKTSYLNANPNIIQKFTNALQKGMDFVQSHTPEEIAKVIAPQFKETDLATITTIVSRYYEQDTWKSDLIFNEESFNLLQDILENSGELKERVPYEELVTTTFAKKAAH
- a CDS encoding ABC-F family ATP-binding cassette domain-containing protein; translation: MNLLTMEHVSKAYTDRVLLDDVGFGINKNEKIGVIGVNGMGKSTLLKIVAGIEESDAGTISMGNQVKICYLPQTPVFEAGTTILRAATEGNYDELNRWTIEAEAKSMLNQLGFTDYDEKIEHMSGGQKKRVALVRALLTPADILVLDEPTNHLDNEMSEWLEEYLIQFRGAILMVTHDRYFLDRVVNRIVEVDHGKLYNYPGNYSEFVRLKAERQNMELATERKRKSLLRTELEWLHRGARARSTKQKAHIDRIHAMQEMKDIQEEKRVMLDSVASRMGNKTIELSGICKSYGEKKLIEDFSYIFLKKDRIGIIGHNGCGKSTLLKIINGIIKPDVGTIEIGQTIKIGYFSQENEYMDESERVIDYVKEAGEYIATSDGKITASQMLERFLFDGAMQWSRIEKLSGGEKRRLYLLRVLMEAPNVLILDEPTNDLDIQTLTILEDYLDHFDGIILIVSHDRYFLDRTVSRIFAFNGGGKIRQSEGGYSDYLIRVELEKPKDGQTIAENMSDAASAQTGESDSKKIWKQREKKLKFSYKEQREYETIDEDIAKLEETIEKLDREMVKNATNSVKLSELMKEKEETETTLEEKMDRWVYLNDLAEQIENQ
- a CDS encoding SdpI family protein, whose product is MGFWIFMLIMDLLIPFTMIGFGKMFLKKAPDQINYVFGYRTSMSMKNQDTWVFAHHYCGKIWYICGLILLVVSLIVLLLVIGKSNDAIGNVGGILCVFQMIPLVGSIIPTEIALRKNFDKYGNKR
- a CDS encoding ketopantoate reductase family protein gives rise to the protein MKIKSVAVLGAGAVGSYVIWGLSEKSDIRLGVIAEGERAERLKKNGCAINGKTYHPEVWTPDEAHDVDLMVIALKYGSLEGALESIQKVTGEHTVIMSLMNGVDSEEIIGRTVGMEHVLPALIKVASHKEEDGYHFDPPTTLGIIFGEPSAPFDSERVKAVEELFADTGIHFRFTEYIQEEIWCKFCLNVCSNLPQAILGAGVGCYRDSVHMKAISDGLKRELEAVAQAKGIDMSKTESSSGRGSAVPPSARYSTLQDLDAGCHTEIDMFSGELVRMGKELGIPMPYNEYTYHMIKALEEKNDGKFDYTGKEELTWSK